A portion of the Phacochoerus africanus isolate WHEZ1 chromosome 5, ROS_Pafr_v1, whole genome shotgun sequence genome contains these proteins:
- the ITPRIPL2 gene encoding inositol 1,4,5-trisphosphate receptor-interacting protein-like 2, translating into MSVHYTLNLRVFWPLVTGLCTTLVCLYHVLRGSGGARAEPPDSADGGFPLLKVAVLLLLGYILLRCRHAVRQRFLPGSPRLGGHSAFSPGHFGEPSLDILLESYYEHEVRLSPHVLGHSKAHVSRIVGELVRAGRARGSPGPIPGGALALAFRGDFIQVGSAYEQHKIRRPDSFDVLVPLRLPPLVALEPRSLGAEPELAPAVHGCFVCALKAPPGASGGQWFRDCKPFADGFCVDVRGRRHLSATLVLRWFQSHLQRSLATVRYSLEGRCRVSLTPGSLEQPPTLHILPCRTDYGCCRLSMAVRLIPAVHLGDNVFLVAPPPPPSPVGPMSELPGGLRADALWGVNTARQEQKLLSWLQERAPPGACYLKCLQLLKALRDLGARGLDPTAAIQWGRILSSYVLKTVLLAVLLREGVPARAWDEVHLGERLEELVKFLRDCLLRRRTLFHCVLGPGGAAAEVGPLPKVLREAAPVDLLAAFDRHARELAAARLLSTWRRLPQLLRAYGGPRYLARCSPPRSQRTQGFPEDEP; encoded by the coding sequence ATGTCGGTGCACTACACCCTCAATCTGCGCGTCTTCTGGCCCTTGGTGACCGGCCTGTGCACCACCCTCGTGTGCCTCTACCATGTCCTGCGAGGAAGCGGGGGCGCCCGGGCCGAGCCCCCCGACAGCGCGGACGGCGGCTTCCCTCTGCTCAAGGTGGCAGTCCTGCTCCTCCTCGGCTACATCCTCCTGCGCTGTCGCCACGCTGTCCGGCAGCGCTTCCTGCCTGGATCTCCCCGCCTGGGGGGCCACTCGGCCTTTTCTCCTGGACACTTCGGAGAGCCCAGCCTCGACATCTTGCTGGAGAGTTACTATGAGCACGAGGTGCGCCTGTCGCCGCACGTGCTGGGCCACAGCAAGGCACACGTGAGCCGGATCGTGGGCGAGCTGGTGCGGGCTGGCCGCGCCCGGGGGTCCCCAGGCCCCATCCCAGGGGGAGCGCTGGCCTTGGCCTTCCGTGGAGACTTCATCCAGGTGGGCAGCGCCTACGAGCAGCATAAAATTCGCCGGCCCGACAGCTTCGACGTGCTGGTGCCGCTGCGCCTCCCGCCCTTGGTGGCGCTGGAACCTCGGAGCCTGGGCGCGGAGCCCGAGCTGGCCCCAGCGGTCCACGGCTGCTTCGTGTGCGCGCTCAAGGCACCGCCAGGAGCCTCCGGGGGCCAATGGTTTCGGGACTGCAAACCCTTCGCAGATGGCTTCTGTGTGGATGTGCGCGGGCGGCGCCACCTCTCGGCCACGCTGGTGCTGCGCTGGTTCCAGTCGCATCTGCAGCGCTCCCTGGCCACCGTGCGCTATAGCCTAGAGGGGCGATGTCGGGTCAGCCTGACCCCGGGCAGCCTGGAGCAGCCTCCCACCCTACACATCCTGCCCTGCCGCACCGATTACGGCTGCTGCCGCCTTTCCATGGCCGTGCGTCTTATCCCTGCCGTCCATTTGGGCGACAACGTCTTCCTGGTGGCACCACCGCCGCCACCCTCACCAGTCGGGCCGATGTCAGAGCTCCCGGGAGGCCTGCGCGCGGATGCACTGTGGGGCGTGAACACAGCGCGCCAGGAGCAGAAGCTGCTGAGCTGGCTGCAGGAAAGGGCCCCTCCAGGTGCCTGCTACCTCAAGTGCCTGCAGTTGCTTAAAGCTCTGAGAGACCTGGGCGCCCGCGGGCTGGACCCGACGGCCGCCATCCAGTGGGGACGCATCTTGTCCTCATATGTGCTCAAGACGGTGCTGCTGGCGGTGCTGCTGCGCGAGGGTGTTCCTGCCCGAGCCTGGGACGAGGTGCACCTGGGCGAGCGCTTGGAAGAGCTAGTAAAATTCCTTAGGGACTGCCTGCTGCGACGCCGTACGCTCTTCCACTGCGTCCTGGGCCCTGGCGGGGCGGCCGCGGAGGTTGGCCCACTGCCCAAGGTATTGCGTGAAGCAGCCCCGGTTGACCTCCTGGCCGCTTTCGACAGACATGCCAGGGAACTCGCAGCAGCACGGTTGCTGTCCACGTGGCGAAGGCTGCCCCAGCTTCTCCGGGCCTATGGTGGTCCCCGATACCTTGCCAGGTGCTCCCCACCCCGGAGTCAGCGCACCCAGGGGTTCCCAGAAGATGAACCATAA